Proteins from a genomic interval of Peromyscus leucopus breed LL Stock chromosome 12, UCI_PerLeu_2.1, whole genome shotgun sequence:
- the LOC114691963 gene encoding cell cycle control protein 50C isoform X1 has product MPVCWSSELNWDTDWTLQVLDLASEIVTKMEMMPQYDLSRMPENTALKQQTLPAHQLDLSASVVLSIFFATGGFCLCMGIILLLSAKSTKEIEINYTNICANCAQLREDSSNFDKECTCSVPFYLPEKMEGDVYMYYKLYGFYQNLYRYILSRSNSQLVGKDIWSESLPKALLIDTSSCTQDVKNCSPFQLSQNGTPIIPCGAIANSIFNDTITLSYNLNSSINIEVPMLKRGLTWWTDKYVKFRNPTASDLASAFAGSAKPPHWAKPIYELDIDDPGNNGFINEDLIVWMRTAAFPTFKKLYRRLNRVHNFVEGLPAGNYSFNISYNFPVTVFQGEKSVVLSTLTWIGGGGLFLGLTYTVTGALTLLASFAILAIYLMLKRNKKSFL; this is encoded by the exons ATGCCAGTCTGTTGGTCTTCAGAACTCAACTGGGACACTGACTGGACTCTGCAGGTTTTGGACTTAGCCTCTGAAATTGT GACCAAAATGGAGATGATGCCCCAGTATGACCTGTCCAGAATGCCAGAAAACACAGCCCTGAAGCAGCAAACGTTGCCTGCCCACCAGCTAGATTTATCTGCCTCGGTGGTCCTCTCTATCTTTTTTGCCACAGGAGGATTCTGCCTCTGTATGGGCATCATCCTTCTACTGTCTGCAAAGAGCACCAAGGAAATCGAG ATTAATTACACAAATATATGTGCCAATTGTGCTCAGCTACGGGAAGATAGCTcaaattttgacaaagaatgCACTTGCTCTGTTCCCTTTTACCTTCCAGAGAAAATGGAG GGTGACGTTTACATGTACTACAAATTGTATGGTTTCTATCAGAACCTCTATCGATATATTTTATCGAGAAGCAACAGTCAGCTGGTGGGGAAGGATATTTGG TCTGAGAGTTTGCCAAAAGCACTTCTCATTGATACATCATCTTGCACACAGGACGTTAAGAACTGTTCTCCATTCCAATTGTCCCAAAACGGCACTCCCATTATTCCTTGTGGTGCGATCGCCAACAGCATATTCAACG ATACCATAACTCTTTCATACAACCTCAATTCGTCTATAAATATAGAAGTCCCAATGCTAAAGAGAGGGCTTACATGGTGGACAGATAAGTATGTCAAATTTCGGAATCCAACAGCCAGTGATCTTGCTAGTGCATTTGCAG GAAGTGCAAAACCTCCGCATTGGGCCAAACCTATTTATGAACTAGATATAGATGACCCAGGAAACAATGGCTTCATCAATGAGGACCTCATTGTATGGATGCGGACAGCTGCCTTTCCCACTTTCAAAAAACTGTACCGCCGACTCAACCGTGTGCACAATTTTGTTGAGGGTTTACCTGCTGGTAACTACAGTTTCAACATATCCTATA ATTTTCCAGTTACTGTGTTCCAGGGAGAAAAATCTGTGGTTCTTTCCACCCTGACATGGATCGGAGGAGGTGGCCTTTTCTTGGGGCTTACTTACACAGTGACAGGGGCATTGACATTGTTGGCCTCTTTCGCCATCCTGGCGATTTACTTGATgctgaaaaggaataaaaaaagttTCCTGTAA
- the LOC114691963 gene encoding cell cycle control protein 50C isoform X2, whose amino-acid sequence MPVCWSSELNWDTDWTLQVLDLASEIVTKMEMMPQYDLSRMPENTALKQQTLPAHQLDLSASVVLSIFFATGGFCLCMGIILLLSAKSTKEIEINYTNICANCAQLREDSSNFDKECTCSVPFYLPEKMEGDVYMYYKLYGFYQNLYRYILSRSNSQLVGKDIWDVKNCSPFQLSQNGTPIIPCGAIANSIFNDTITLSYNLNSSINIEVPMLKRGLTWWTDKYVKFRNPTASDLASAFAGSAKPPHWAKPIYELDIDDPGNNGFINEDLIVWMRTAAFPTFKKLYRRLNRVHNFVEGLPAGNYSFNISYNFPVTVFQGEKSVVLSTLTWIGGGGLFLGLTYTVTGALTLLASFAILAIYLMLKRNKKSFL is encoded by the exons ATGCCAGTCTGTTGGTCTTCAGAACTCAACTGGGACACTGACTGGACTCTGCAGGTTTTGGACTTAGCCTCTGAAATTGT GACCAAAATGGAGATGATGCCCCAGTATGACCTGTCCAGAATGCCAGAAAACACAGCCCTGAAGCAGCAAACGTTGCCTGCCCACCAGCTAGATTTATCTGCCTCGGTGGTCCTCTCTATCTTTTTTGCCACAGGAGGATTCTGCCTCTGTATGGGCATCATCCTTCTACTGTCTGCAAAGAGCACCAAGGAAATCGAG ATTAATTACACAAATATATGTGCCAATTGTGCTCAGCTACGGGAAGATAGCTcaaattttgacaaagaatgCACTTGCTCTGTTCCCTTTTACCTTCCAGAGAAAATGGAG GGTGACGTTTACATGTACTACAAATTGTATGGTTTCTATCAGAACCTCTATCGATATATTTTATCGAGAAGCAACAGTCAGCTGGTGGGGAAGGATATTTGG GACGTTAAGAACTGTTCTCCATTCCAATTGTCCCAAAACGGCACTCCCATTATTCCTTGTGGTGCGATCGCCAACAGCATATTCAACG ATACCATAACTCTTTCATACAACCTCAATTCGTCTATAAATATAGAAGTCCCAATGCTAAAGAGAGGGCTTACATGGTGGACAGATAAGTATGTCAAATTTCGGAATCCAACAGCCAGTGATCTTGCTAGTGCATTTGCAG GAAGTGCAAAACCTCCGCATTGGGCCAAACCTATTTATGAACTAGATATAGATGACCCAGGAAACAATGGCTTCATCAATGAGGACCTCATTGTATGGATGCGGACAGCTGCCTTTCCCACTTTCAAAAAACTGTACCGCCGACTCAACCGTGTGCACAATTTTGTTGAGGGTTTACCTGCTGGTAACTACAGTTTCAACATATCCTATA ATTTTCCAGTTACTGTGTTCCAGGGAGAAAAATCTGTGGTTCTTTCCACCCTGACATGGATCGGAGGAGGTGGCCTTTTCTTGGGGCTTACTTACACAGTGACAGGGGCATTGACATTGTTGGCCTCTTTCGCCATCCTGGCGATTTACTTGATgctgaaaaggaataaaaaaagttTCCTGTAA